Proteins encoded in a region of the Saccharothrix ecbatanensis genome:
- a CDS encoding MBL fold metallo-hydrolase — protein sequence MLLTILGCSGSLPGPHGPASGYLVEADGCRLAIELGSGVLAALQAHHDPFSLDGLLFSHLHPDHCSDFTTLTVTRRYHTHPPYDTRKHRLPVHGPSEAADRFARAYAETADELLTTDLSDVFEFLPLTGDAVTTIGPFEITAVRVDHPTEAYGFRITTKTASLAYTGDTGPCDALLGLAQGVDVLLSEATWTHADDRPLGRHLSGVQAGRLAADAGVGRLLLTHIAPWTDRDAVLAEARGQFSGPVDVVAQGDRYAVDEPVVRVIGGHGN from the coding sequence GTGCTGTTGACCATCCTCGGCTGCTCGGGCAGCCTGCCGGGACCGCACGGGCCCGCATCCGGCTACCTCGTCGAGGCGGATGGCTGCCGACTCGCGATCGAACTGGGCAGCGGTGTGCTGGCCGCGTTACAGGCGCACCACGACCCGTTCTCGTTGGACGGCTTGCTGTTCTCCCATCTGCACCCGGACCATTGCAGCGACTTCACCACCCTGACCGTCACCCGCCGCTACCACACCCATCCGCCGTACGACACGCGAAAACACCGGCTGCCCGTGCACGGGCCGTCCGAGGCAGCCGACCGGTTCGCCCGCGCGTACGCGGAGACGGCCGACGAACTCCTCACCACCGACCTGTCCGACGTGTTCGAGTTCCTCCCCCTCACGGGGGACGCGGTGACCACGATCGGGCCGTTCGAAATCACCGCCGTGCGGGTCGACCACCCGACCGAGGCGTACGGGTTCCGCATCACCACGAAGACCGCGTCGTTGGCCTACACGGGCGACACGGGGCCGTGTGACGCGTTGCTCGGCCTGGCGCAGGGGGTCGACGTGCTCTTGTCGGAGGCGACGTGGACGCACGCCGACGACCGGCCGCTCGGCAGGCACCTGTCGGGCGTGCAGGCGGGTCGGTTGGCGGCGGACGCCGGTGTCGGGCGGCTGCTGCTGACCCACATCGCGCCGTGGACCGATCGGGACGCCGTGCTGGCCGAGGCGCGCGGTCAGTTCAGCGGACCGGTGGACGTGGTCGCGCAGGGTGACAGGTACGCGGTTGACGAGCCGGTGGTGCGGGTAATCGGCGGCCATGGCAACTGA
- a CDS encoding hemerythrin domain-containing protein, translated as MATDVVELILADHRRFEELFRSLRDRESDRSTVLAELAALLVAHAEAEEAEVYPALKRYKEVDNHEVDHGAEEHAEGHQALLALMEVGDTLSEEWESRLEELVQALNHHVDEEERTILNDARQQVPDARRDELGRLFAEIRQDRLDDNCGDIAYVRKIAAATEDRID; from the coding sequence ATGGCAACTGATGTCGTCGAGCTGATCCTGGCGGACCACCGCAGGTTCGAGGAACTGTTCCGCTCCTTGCGTGACCGGGAGTCCGACCGGTCGACGGTGCTGGCCGAGCTGGCGGCGCTGCTCGTGGCGCACGCCGAGGCCGAGGAGGCGGAGGTGTACCCGGCGCTCAAGCGGTACAAGGAGGTCGACAACCACGAGGTCGACCACGGTGCCGAGGAGCACGCGGAGGGGCACCAGGCGCTGCTGGCGTTGATGGAGGTCGGCGACACGTTGTCCGAGGAGTGGGAGAGCAGGCTGGAGGAGCTGGTCCAGGCGCTCAACCACCACGTGGACGAGGAGGAGCGGACGATCCTCAACGACGCGCGGCAGCAGGTGCCCGACGCGCGGCGGGACGAGCTGGGCCGGTTGTTCGCGGAGATCCGGCAGGACCGGTTGGACGACAACTGCGGCGACATCGCGTATGTGCGCAAGATCGCGGCGGCGACGGAGGATCGGATCGACTAG
- a CDS encoding OsmC family protein — MSNVEVRLVGQHDFVATNDRGASVRVGRKGAPGAFTPVELLLAAAAGCAAVTAETLVTRRVDGGLVARADDVRPADAHQLDAVPIALDYDISQLDAAQRAALDAAVRRAIDQLCTVTRTLKSTPPTPVTLPT; from the coding sequence GTGTCGAACGTCGAGGTGAGGCTGGTCGGTCAGCACGATTTCGTGGCCACGAACGATCGGGGCGCCTCGGTGCGTGTCGGCCGCAAGGGTGCGCCTGGGGCTTTTACGCCGGTTGAGCTGCTGTTGGCGGCTGCGGCGGGCTGCGCGGCCGTGACGGCGGAAACTCTCGTCACCCGTCGCGTGGACGGCGGGTTGGTGGCCCGTGCGGACGACGTTCGGCCTGCCGATGCGCATCAGTTGGACGCCGTCCCGATCGCGCTGGACTACGACATCTCGCAGCTGGACGCCGCCCAACGCGCCGCCTTGGACGCCGCCGTCCGCCGTGCGATCGACCAGCTCTGCACCGTCACCCGGACCCTCAAGTCCACCCCGCCCACCCCCGTCACCCTCCCCACCTAA
- a CDS encoding DUF2231 domain-containing protein — protein MALADDLVTIFGLPAHPLLVHAVVVLLPMAAAGAAALAVVPRWRRKYAWPLLGVTLLGVGSVPLAQWAGDQLYARMAGLDNPLIEKHASLGNDLLPFALGFGVVVVAMLVAGRLADREGAAAADDPAVPKTWRRIAVVVAVLVVAAGAAATVQTVRIGHSGSTAVWDGVATPTP, from the coding sequence ATGGCACTCGCAGACGACCTGGTGACGATCTTCGGTCTCCCCGCGCACCCGCTGCTGGTCCACGCGGTGGTGGTGCTGCTCCCGATGGCGGCTGCGGGGGCCGCCGCTTTGGCGGTCGTGCCGCGGTGGCGGCGGAAGTACGCGTGGCCCCTGCTGGGCGTGACGCTGCTCGGCGTGGGGTCCGTTCCGCTGGCCCAGTGGGCGGGCGATCAGCTGTACGCGCGGATGGCCGGGCTGGACAACCCGTTGATCGAGAAGCACGCGTCCTTGGGCAACGACCTGCTGCCGTTCGCGCTGGGGTTCGGCGTGGTCGTGGTGGCCATGCTCGTGGCCGGCCGCCTGGCCGACCGTGAAGGCGCCGCCGCGGCCGACGACCCGGCCGTCCCGAAGACCTGGCGCCGGATCGCGGTGGTGGTAGCCGTCCTGGTAGTCGCCGCCGGCGCCGCCGCCACCGTCCAGACGGTCCGCATCGGACACAGCGGCTCCACCGCCGTCTGGGACGGCGTAGCCACCCCCACCCCGTGA
- the rph gene encoding ribonuclease PH has product MLRTDGRNDDVLRDIRITRGFQQWPAGSVLVEFGNTRVLCAASVTEGVPRWRAGSGLGWVTAEYAMLPSATHTRSDRESVKGRIGGRTHEISRLIGRSLRACIDLAALGENTIVIDCDVIQADGGTRTAAITGAYVALADAVTWLGAANRLADPLPLSCAVSAVSVGVVDGRVRLDLPYEEDSRAEVDMNVVATDAGTLIEVQGTGEGATFARSTLDKMLDLALEGCAQLNRLQAEALALPYPGVLPEPRGKRK; this is encoded by the coding sequence GTGCTGAGGACCGATGGCAGGAACGACGACGTACTGCGCGACATCCGGATCACCCGCGGCTTCCAGCAGTGGCCGGCCGGGTCGGTGCTGGTCGAGTTCGGCAACACGCGCGTGTTGTGCGCGGCCAGCGTGACCGAGGGCGTGCCACGGTGGCGCGCGGGCTCCGGGCTCGGCTGGGTGACCGCCGAATACGCGATGCTGCCGTCGGCCACGCACACCCGCAGCGACCGCGAGTCGGTGAAAGGCCGGATCGGGGGACGCACGCACGAGATCAGCCGCCTGATCGGGCGATCTTTGCGGGCGTGCATCGACCTGGCCGCGCTGGGCGAGAACACGATCGTGATCGACTGCGACGTGATCCAGGCCGACGGCGGCACCCGGACCGCCGCGATCACCGGCGCGTACGTGGCCCTGGCCGACGCCGTCACGTGGCTCGGCGCGGCGAACCGCCTGGCCGACCCGCTGCCGCTCTCGTGCGCCGTGTCGGCCGTGTCGGTCGGCGTGGTGGACGGTCGCGTGCGCCTCGACCTCCCGTACGAGGAGGACTCGCGCGCCGAGGTCGACATGAACGTGGTCGCCACGGACGCCGGCACGTTGATCGAGGTGCAGGGCACCGGCGAGGGCGCCACGTTCGCCCGCTCGACGTTGGACAAGATGCTCGACCTGGCCCTGGAGGGCTGCGCGCAGCTCAACCGGTTGCAGGCCGAGGCGCTGGCCCTGCCGTACCCCGGCGTGCTGCCCGAGCCGAGGGGGAAGCGGAAGTGA
- the rdgB gene encoding RdgB/HAM1 family non-canonical purine NTP pyrophosphatase — MKLLLASRNKKKLGELRRILLAEGLAGIEVLGLDDVPPFPEAPETDPTFEGNALAKARDAFNATGLPSVADDSGIEIDALNGMPGVLSARWSGVHGNDQANLDLVLGQLRDVPDERRGGAFICTAAFVAGPDKETVVRGEWRGTITREPRGENGFGYDPIFRPEGHDVTSAELTPDQKDEISHRGRALRLLLPHLRELAG; from the coding sequence GTGAAGCTCCTCCTCGCGTCGCGCAACAAGAAGAAGCTCGGCGAGCTGCGCCGGATCCTGCTGGCCGAGGGCCTGGCCGGGATCGAGGTGCTGGGCCTGGACGACGTGCCGCCGTTCCCGGAGGCCCCGGAGACCGACCCGACGTTCGAGGGCAACGCCCTGGCCAAGGCGCGGGACGCGTTCAACGCCACCGGGCTGCCGTCCGTCGCGGACGACTCGGGTATAGAGATCGACGCGCTGAACGGCATGCCGGGCGTCCTCTCGGCACGCTGGTCCGGCGTGCACGGCAACGACCAGGCCAACCTGGACCTGGTGCTGGGCCAACTGCGGGACGTGCCGGACGAACGCCGTGGCGGCGCGTTCATCTGCACGGCGGCGTTCGTGGCGGGGCCCGACAAGGAGACCGTGGTGCGCGGCGAGTGGCGCGGCACGATCACCCGCGAGCCGCGCGGCGAGAACGGCTTCGGCTACGACCCGATCTTCCGCCCCGAGGGCCACGACGTGACGTCGGCCGAGCTGACCCCGGACCAGAAGGACGAGATCTCCCACCGGGGCCGCGCGCTGCGCCTGCTGCTACCGCACCTGCGCGAACTGGCCGGGTAG
- the bcp gene encoding thioredoxin-dependent thiol peroxidase has protein sequence MTEQKRLSPGDQAPAFTLPDSEGKPVSLSDYAGRSVVVYFYPAAGTPGCTKQACDFRDSIGDLESSGYDVIGISPDKPEKLAKFVAAEGLNFPLLSDVDRKVLTEWGAFGEKQNYGKTVMGVIRSTFLVDPEGKIKKAMYNVRATGHVAKLLRELPA, from the coding sequence ATGACCGAGCAGAAGCGCCTGTCACCGGGCGACCAGGCACCGGCGTTCACGCTGCCCGACAGCGAGGGCAAGCCCGTCTCGCTTTCCGACTACGCCGGCCGCTCCGTGGTCGTCTACTTCTACCCGGCGGCGGGCACGCCGGGCTGCACCAAGCAGGCGTGCGACTTCCGCGACAGCATCGGCGACCTTGAGTCGTCCGGCTACGACGTCATCGGGATCTCGCCGGACAAGCCGGAGAAGCTGGCCAAGTTCGTCGCCGCCGAGGGCCTGAACTTCCCGCTGCTGTCGGACGTGGACCGCAAGGTGCTGACCGAGTGGGGCGCGTTCGGGGAGAAGCAGAACTACGGCAAGACCGTCATGGGCGTGATCCGCTCGACGTTCCTGGTCGACCCCGAGGGGAAGATCAAGAAGGCCATGTACAACGTCCGCGCGACCGGCCACGTGGCCAAGCTGCTGCGCGAACTGCCCGCCTGA
- a CDS encoding LLM class flavin-dependent oxidoreductase, with translation MSLRDVPLSALDLATVTTATDARTALRHTRELAQHVERLDFTRFWLAEHHNMPGIASSSPAILIGHVADATTTLRVGSGGVMLPNHPPLVVAEQFGTLSALHPGRIDLGIGRAPGTDQRTAQALRRTTGPLSVDDFPQQLSELTGYFNGTEALNAMPAEGNKPDIFLLGSSGYSAQVAGLLGLPFAFAHHFSAENTLPALALYRERFQPSERLQQPYALVCASVIVADTDEHAGFIAGPGALAFVKLRSGRPGPLATNEEAAEYPFTDVERLIFEDRLDSQVIGSPETAKAGLERLLEETKADELMVTTMVAEQSDRLRSFELLAEIAGRSPARRSAERVKTEA, from the coding sequence ATGAGCCTCCGTGACGTGCCGCTGTCCGCACTCGACCTGGCCACGGTCACCACCGCGACGGACGCGCGAACGGCCCTGCGGCACACGCGTGAGCTGGCCCAGCACGTGGAGCGGCTCGACTTCACCCGGTTCTGGCTGGCCGAGCACCACAACATGCCCGGCATCGCCAGCTCCTCCCCCGCGATCCTCATCGGCCACGTCGCCGACGCCACCACCACGCTGCGGGTCGGCTCCGGCGGCGTGATGCTGCCCAACCACCCGCCGCTGGTGGTCGCCGAGCAGTTCGGCACGCTGTCCGCCCTGCACCCCGGCCGCATCGACCTGGGCATCGGCCGCGCGCCCGGCACCGACCAGCGCACCGCGCAGGCGTTGCGCCGCACCACCGGCCCGCTGTCCGTGGACGACTTCCCGCAGCAGCTCAGCGAGCTGACCGGGTACTTCAACGGCACCGAAGCGCTGAACGCGATGCCCGCCGAGGGCAACAAACCGGACATCTTCCTGCTCGGGTCGAGCGGGTACAGCGCGCAGGTCGCCGGTCTGCTCGGCCTCCCGTTCGCGTTCGCCCACCACTTCAGCGCGGAGAACACGCTGCCCGCGCTGGCGCTGTACCGCGAGCGGTTCCAGCCTTCGGAACGTCTTCAGCAGCCGTATGCGCTGGTCTGCGCGTCGGTGATCGTGGCCGACACCGACGAGCACGCCGGCTTCATCGCCGGTCCCGGCGCACTCGCCTTCGTCAAGCTGCGCAGCGGGCGGCCCGGTCCCCTGGCCACGAACGAGGAGGCCGCCGAGTACCCGTTCACCGACGTCGAGCGGCTGATCTTCGAGGACCGGCTGGACTCCCAGGTCATCGGTTCACCGGAGACCGCCAAGGCGGGGCTGGAGCGGTTGCTCGAGGAGACGAAGGCCGACGAGCTGATGGTGACGACGATGGTCGCCGAGCAGTCGGACCGGCTCCGGTCGTTCGAACTCCTGGCCGAGATCGCCGGACGTTCACCCGCACGACGTTCGGCCGAACGGGTGAAGACCGAAGCCTAG
- a CDS encoding NAD(P)-binding domain-containing protein, whose translation MDVVVIGAGQAGLSAAYFLKRANLDHVVLDAYVGPGGAWRHRWPTLRMATVHGIHDLPGMPFAEPDPTAPANEVLPAYFADFERRNGIAVERPVRVHAVRDHGGLLRVETDRGAWETKALVNATGTWTRPFLPRYPGQERFQGRQLHSSQYRGPEEFSGQHVIVVGGGTSAVQQLLEIARHATTTWVTRREPEFSDEPFTPELGRTVVAKVEERVRQGLPPRSVVSVTGLSLTPAVREALRTGVLDRRPMFERITEDGVVWPDGTHQRADAIVWATGFRAALDHLAPLHLRTPGGGIQLDGTRVVADPRVHLVGYGPSASTVGATRAGRAAAKEIKESLSRREAA comes from the coding sequence ATGGACGTGGTGGTGATCGGTGCAGGTCAGGCGGGGTTGTCCGCCGCCTACTTCCTGAAGCGCGCGAACCTGGACCACGTCGTGCTGGACGCATATGTCGGGCCGGGCGGCGCGTGGCGGCACCGCTGGCCGACGTTGCGGATGGCCACCGTGCACGGCATCCACGACCTGCCCGGAATGCCGTTCGCCGAGCCGGACCCGACCGCGCCGGCCAACGAGGTGCTGCCCGCCTACTTCGCCGATTTCGAACGCCGCAACGGCATCGCGGTGGAACGCCCGGTGCGCGTGCACGCCGTCCGCGACCACGGCGGTCTGCTGCGTGTCGAGACCGATCGCGGCGCCTGGGAGACAAAAGCGCTGGTCAACGCGACCGGCACGTGGACGCGCCCGTTCTTGCCCCGCTACCCCGGCCAGGAGCGCTTCCAGGGTCGCCAACTGCACTCCTCGCAGTACCGGGGGCCCGAGGAGTTCTCCGGGCAGCACGTAATCGTGGTCGGCGGCGGCACGTCGGCGGTCCAGCAGCTGCTGGAGATCGCCCGGCACGCGACCACGACGTGGGTGACCCGCCGCGAGCCGGAGTTCTCCGACGAGCCGTTCACGCCGGAACTCGGCCGGACCGTGGTCGCCAAGGTGGAGGAACGCGTCCGCCAGGGCCTGCCGCCCCGCAGCGTGGTCAGCGTGACGGGCCTGAGCCTCACCCCGGCAGTCCGTGAAGCCCTCAGGACCGGCGTGCTCGACCGTCGGCCGATGTTCGAGCGGATCACCGAGGACGGCGTGGTCTGGCCGGACGGCACGCACCAGCGGGCCGACGCGATCGTCTGGGCGACCGGGTTCCGCGCCGCGCTCGACCACTTGGCGCCGTTGCACCTGCGCACGCCCGGCGGCGGCATCCAGCTCGACGGCACCAGGGTCGTCGCCGACCCGCGCGTGCACCTCGTCGGCTACGGCCCGTCGGCCAGCACGGTCGGCGCGACGCGGGCGGGACGTGCGGCGGCGAAGGAGATCAAGGAGTCGCTGTCCCGCCGCGAGGCCGCCTGA
- a CDS encoding sensor histidine kinase translates to MKRGLRVVAGLVLGFLSALLDLLVVVFARNAAVAVAGLERRRLRWFLDVDSAQPTKAQAVRYLAVRAPVGLLGGFVLAWLFYGLAMGLVVGYRLVTGEAGDGNGLDFSDDWTDFAWTGLIGLVLFYIEVQGIIGVVALEGKVARRWLGPSEAEVLRLRIDELAASRAGIVAAVDAERRRIERDLHDGVQQRLVALGMLLGRARRNPDHADELLAQAHEESRHVLEDLREVAWRVYPTALDSLGLVDALEAVADRSAIPVRIRCEPLDMPPRVETAAYFVICEAVTNAAKHSGATMIDVDITGHDGAVRVRIADDGVGGADPAGGGLAGLSRRVLALDGTFDVSSPVGGPTVITAEVPCG, encoded by the coding sequence GTGAAGAGGGGGCTGCGCGTCGTCGCCGGGCTGGTGCTCGGCTTCCTGTCGGCGCTGCTGGACCTGCTCGTCGTGGTGTTCGCCCGGAACGCGGCCGTGGCGGTCGCGGGGCTGGAGCGGCGACGGCTGCGGTGGTTCCTGGATGTGGACAGCGCCCAGCCGACCAAAGCCCAGGCGGTGCGCTACCTGGCCGTCCGCGCGCCGGTCGGCCTGTTGGGCGGGTTCGTGCTGGCCTGGCTGTTCTACGGGTTGGCGATGGGCCTGGTGGTCGGGTACCGGCTGGTCACCGGCGAAGCGGGCGACGGCAACGGCCTCGACTTCTCCGACGACTGGACGGACTTCGCGTGGACCGGCCTGATCGGCCTGGTCCTGTTCTACATCGAGGTCCAGGGCATCATCGGCGTCGTCGCGTTGGAGGGGAAGGTCGCCCGCCGGTGGCTCGGCCCGAGCGAAGCCGAGGTGCTCCGCCTGCGCATCGACGAGCTGGCCGCGAGCCGGGCGGGCATCGTGGCGGCGGTCGACGCCGAGCGGCGCCGGATCGAACGCGACTTGCACGACGGCGTGCAGCAGCGGCTGGTCGCGTTGGGCATGCTGCTCGGCCGTGCCCGCCGCAACCCCGACCACGCCGACGAGCTGCTGGCCCAGGCGCACGAGGAGTCCCGGCACGTGCTCGAGGACCTGCGTGAGGTCGCCTGGCGGGTGTACCCGACGGCGTTGGACTCGTTGGGCCTGGTAGACGCGCTGGAGGCGGTGGCGGACCGGTCCGCGATCCCGGTGCGCATCCGGTGCGAGCCACTCGACATGCCGCCGCGGGTGGAGACGGCGGCGTACTTCGTCATCTGCGAGGCGGTGACCAACGCGGCCAAGCACTCGGGTGCGACGATGATCGACGTGGACATCACCGGGCACGACGGGGCGGTGCGCGTGCGGATCGCCGATGACGGCGTCGGGGGAGCGGACCCGGCCGGCGGCGGGCTGGCCGGCCTGTCGCGGCGGGTGCTCGCGCTGGACGGCACGTTCGACGTGAGCAGCCCGGTCGGTGGCCCGACGGTGATCACCGCGGAGGTCCCGTGCGGGTGA
- a CDS encoding response regulator transcription factor produces MRVILAEDSTLLREGLVRLLVEEGHDVVAAVGDAEALLSAVAAHLPDVVVTDVRMPPTNSDEGMKAALEIRRRFPGVGVLVLSQYVEQRYAVDLLTEHTDGVGYLLKDRVVQVEEFLDALRRVGAGDVAFDPEVVRRLLARTTHPLDVLTERERQVLAHMAEGHTNNAIAARLHVSRSAVEKHINSIFDKLGLSGVDGYSRRVLAILRYLRA; encoded by the coding sequence GTGCGGGTGATCCTGGCCGAGGACTCGACGTTGCTGCGCGAGGGTCTGGTGCGGCTGCTGGTCGAGGAGGGCCACGACGTGGTGGCGGCCGTGGGTGACGCGGAAGCCCTGCTCAGCGCGGTGGCGGCGCACCTGCCGGACGTGGTGGTGACCGACGTGCGGATGCCGCCGACGAACTCCGACGAGGGCATGAAGGCCGCGCTGGAGATCCGCCGGCGGTTCCCGGGGGTCGGCGTGCTGGTGCTGTCGCAGTACGTCGAGCAGCGCTACGCCGTCGACCTGCTCACCGAGCACACCGACGGCGTGGGCTACCTGCTCAAGGACCGGGTGGTCCAGGTGGAGGAGTTCCTGGACGCGCTGCGCCGGGTAGGCGCCGGTGACGTCGCGTTCGACCCGGAGGTGGTGCGGCGGCTGCTGGCCCGCACCACCCACCCGCTGGACGTGCTCACCGAGCGGGAACGCCAAGTGCTGGCGCACATGGCCGAGGGCCACACGAACAACGCGATCGCGGCACGCCTGCACGTGTCGCGCAGCGCGGTGGAGAAGCACATCAACTCGATCTTCGACAAGCTCGGCCTGTCCGGTGTGGACGGCTACAGCCGGCGGGTGCTGGCGATCCTGCGCTACTTGCGCGCCTGA
- a CDS encoding DedA family protein encodes MDVVSWVIDLMETLGAPGAGIAIALENLFPPLPSELFLPLAGFTASQGKMSLIAAIIWTTVGSVAGALALYYLGALLGRDRIRAIAQRMPLMKLSDVDKTEEWFARHGKATVFFGRMVPIFRSLISIPAGVERMALPAFVLLTTAGSLIWNTALILAGYVLGANYHVVEQYMGIVGKVVLGLVVLAVGFFIASRLNQKKAQARK; translated from the coding sequence ATGGATGTCGTCTCGTGGGTAATCGACCTGATGGAAACGCTCGGCGCGCCGGGCGCCGGTATCGCGATCGCGCTGGAGAACCTGTTCCCACCCCTGCCCAGTGAGCTGTTCCTGCCGCTGGCAGGCTTCACCGCCAGCCAGGGCAAGATGAGCCTCATCGCCGCGATCATCTGGACCACCGTCGGGTCGGTCGCCGGCGCGCTGGCGCTGTACTACCTCGGCGCGCTGCTCGGCCGTGACCGGATCAGGGCGATCGCCCAGCGGATGCCGCTGATGAAACTGTCCGATGTGGACAAGACCGAGGAGTGGTTCGCCCGGCACGGCAAGGCGACCGTGTTCTTCGGCCGGATGGTGCCGATCTTCCGCAGCCTCATCTCCATCCCGGCGGGCGTGGAACGCATGGCGCTTCCCGCCTTCGTGCTGCTCACGACGGCGGGAAGCCTCATCTGGAACACCGCGCTGATCCTCGCCGGGTACGTCCTGGGTGCGAACTACCACGTCGTCGAGCAGTACATGGGCATCGTCGGGAAGGTCGTCCTCGGCCTAGTGGTGCTGGCCGTCGGGTTCTTCATCGCGTCACGGCTCAACCAGAAGAAGGCTCAGGCGCGCAAGTAG
- a CDS encoding SRPBCC family protein produces MDVHVRSSAPPDRVYRLAADSSTWPEWSPVVRYERERAGDANGVGEVRVFHNKGRKVLTREEVVELTPNRRVGYVLLSGLAIRDYRAFIDLAPDGDGTAIRWHSSFEPKTRGTGWLYRLVLQAVITQYAKGLAEHAGR; encoded by the coding sequence GTGGACGTCCACGTGCGCAGCAGCGCGCCACCTGATCGGGTCTACCGCCTGGCCGCGGACAGCTCGACCTGGCCCGAGTGGTCGCCGGTGGTGCGCTACGAGCGGGAACGCGCGGGTGACGCGAATGGCGTCGGCGAGGTCCGGGTATTCCACAACAAAGGCCGCAAGGTGCTCACGAGGGAGGAGGTCGTCGAACTGACGCCGAACCGGCGGGTGGGCTACGTCCTGCTGTCGGGTCTCGCCATTCGGGACTACCGGGCGTTCATCGACCTCGCGCCGGACGGGGACGGCACGGCGATCCGCTGGCACTCCTCGTTCGAGCCGAAGACGCGCGGGACGGGCTGGCTCTACCGCCTGGTGCTCCAGGCCGTGATCACGCAGTACGCCAAGGGCTTGGCGGAACACGCCGGACGCTGA
- a CDS encoding TetR/AcrR family transcriptional regulator — MPEQEAPRERLLAAVVDHLAEHGLTDVSLRRLAKAVGSSHRMLIYHFGSMEGLLVEVVRAVEAKQRAVLASLLSTDSPAEAARKFWRVLVDPSLRAHERLFFELYAQAAQGRPGTTPLLDGIVTNGLEPVAAVERAHGHSPEVAAARARLGLAVARGLLLDLVATNDEPAVTAAMDHFITLMHPTPTP; from the coding sequence ATGCCGGAACAAGAGGCTCCGCGGGAACGGCTCCTCGCCGCCGTGGTCGACCACCTGGCCGAACACGGCCTGACCGACGTGAGCCTGCGTCGACTGGCCAAGGCAGTGGGCTCCAGCCATCGGATGCTGATCTACCACTTCGGCTCGATGGAAGGCCTCCTGGTGGAGGTCGTGCGGGCGGTCGAGGCGAAGCAGCGCGCCGTGCTCGCGTCCCTCCTCTCGACCGACAGCCCGGCCGAGGCCGCGCGCAAGTTCTGGCGTGTCCTGGTCGACCCGTCCCTCCGGGCCCACGAACGCCTGTTCTTCGAGCTCTACGCCCAAGCCGCCCAAGGCCGACCGGGCACCACCCCGCTCCTGGACGGCATCGTCACGAACGGGCTGGAACCGGTAGCCGCGGTCGAACGCGCCCACGGCCACTCCCCGGAGGTCGCCGCCGCCCGTGCCCGCCTTGGCCTGGCGGTCGCCCGCGGCCTCCTCCTGGACCTGGTGGCCACCAACGACGAACCCGCCGTGACCGCCGCCATGGACCACTTCATCACCCTCATGCACCCCACCCCCACCCCGTGA